In one window of Gloeocapsopsis sp. IPPAS B-1203 DNA:
- a CDS encoding sugar ABC transporter permease: protein MSSSIVVKPRHETPRIKQRKRQVSTLPLVAPSMIALLLWMIVPLAMTVWFAFQRYNLLNPDVREFIGIENFTFILTDPGFWSSIVTTVVLVGAVLAITIGLGTLLAVLFDQDFFGQGIARVLAISPFFVMPTVSALIWKNMLMHPVNGLFAQITTGLGLGAIDWFADFPLLAIIIIVSWEWLPFALLILLTAIQSLDREQLEAARMDGANPVALFRFVMLPHLSRAIAVVAMIETIFFLTIFAEIFVTTGGGSGLATTNLAYYIFLKALLEFDVGGASAGGLIAVIIANIVAIFLMRSVARNLDT, encoded by the coding sequence ATGTCTTCTTCAATCGTTGTTAAGCCCCGTCACGAAACGCCACGGATTAAGCAACGCAAACGACAGGTATCTACTTTACCGCTGGTTGCCCCTTCGATGATTGCCTTATTGCTGTGGATGATTGTGCCGCTGGCAATGACAGTATGGTTTGCTTTTCAGCGGTATAACTTACTTAATCCTGATGTACGTGAATTTATTGGCATTGAAAACTTCACGTTTATTTTGACCGATCCAGGTTTCTGGAGTTCGATTGTCACGACAGTCGTTCTAGTTGGTGCTGTTCTGGCAATCACGATTGGGTTGGGAACTTTACTCGCGGTACTGTTTGACCAAGACTTTTTTGGACAAGGCATTGCGCGAGTGCTGGCAATCTCGCCGTTTTTTGTGATGCCGACGGTAAGTGCGCTGATTTGGAAAAATATGCTGATGCATCCAGTCAATGGGCTGTTTGCGCAGATTACTACAGGCTTAGGATTGGGTGCGATCGATTGGTTTGCAGATTTCCCCTTGCTGGCGATTATTATTATTGTCTCTTGGGAATGGTTGCCGTTCGCGCTGCTGATTCTACTCACTGCCATTCAATCTCTTGATCGCGAACAGTTAGAAGCAGCCCGCATGGATGGCGCGAATCCTGTTGCATTATTTCGGTTTGTCATGTTGCCGCATCTCAGCCGTGCGATCGCTGTAGTGGCAATGATCGAGACAATTTTCTTTCTCACGATCTTCGCCGAAATTTTTGTAACCACAGGTGGCGGTTCTGGATTAGCGACTACTAACCTTGCGTATTACATCTTTCTCAAAGCTTTGTTGGAATTTGATGTCGGCGGTGCTTCTGCTGGGGGATTAATTGCCGTGATTATTGCCAACATTGTGGCGATCTTTTTGATGCGTAGTGTTGCTCGTAATTTGGATACCTAA
- a CDS encoding iron-siderophore ABC transporter substrate-binding protein, translating to MAVLSELNCMRCFRFTYLFLLGVLICTIVSACSFHSVTSNKELASCRVVQHTAGETCIPHNPQRVVTLWGGTFSSTLALGIKPIASAWILGEPFPEHLQSQVDGVENIGFEPNLEKLLLLKPDLILSNTRLQNIYTQLSNIAPTVALYHPTPPASWQRTLEDLAKILDKEQESKKLINDYWQRIEQLKKALGNSRLQMQVSIATVDQTYGIFIYGKQHPISIVLNDIGLQRPPTQNGDFFTRDKISYENLSDIDGDVLFLSYGKQAGREALEKLQQSPLWQQLKVVQQNRVYLVDSDHWYAFDILAMNAVIDDLFKHLVNTP from the coding sequence ATGGCAGTTTTGAGCGAGTTGAACTGTATGAGATGTTTTCGCTTTACCTATCTATTTCTCTTAGGAGTATTAATCTGCACAATTGTCTCGGCTTGTAGTTTTCACAGTGTTACAAGCAATAAGGAGTTAGCAAGCTGTCGAGTTGTACAACACACAGCAGGTGAAACGTGTATTCCTCATAATCCTCAGCGAGTTGTAACTTTGTGGGGTGGTACTTTTAGTAGTACGTTGGCATTAGGTATCAAACCTATTGCATCCGCATGGATTCTAGGAGAACCTTTTCCAGAACACCTTCAAAGCCAAGTGGATGGAGTTGAAAATATTGGGTTTGAGCCAAATTTAGAAAAGCTTCTGTTACTAAAACCTGATTTAATTTTATCAAATACTCGATTACAAAATATCTACACGCAACTATCCAATATTGCACCTACCGTTGCCTTGTATCATCCCACTCCACCAGCTTCTTGGCAAAGAACTTTAGAAGATCTTGCTAAGATTCTCGACAAGGAACAGGAAAGTAAAAAGTTAATTAATGACTACTGGCAGCGAATTGAACAATTAAAAAAAGCGTTGGGTAATAGTCGTCTGCAAATGCAAGTATCTATTGCTACAGTAGATCAAACTTATGGCATATTCATCTACGGAAAACAACATCCTATTAGTATAGTTTTGAATGACATTGGATTACAACGTCCACCTACACAAAATGGAGATTTCTTCACGCGAGACAAAATTTCTTATGAAAATTTATCTGATATTGATGGTGATGTTTTGTTCCTTTCATATGGTAAACAAGCAGGTAGAGAGGCTTTAGAAAAGCTACAACAATCTCCTTTATGGCAGCAATTAAAAGTAGTTCAACAAAATCGAGTTTATCTTGTTGATTCTGACCACTGGTACGCTTTTGATATTTTGGCAATGAATGCCGTCATTGATGACTTATTTAAACACCTCGTCAACACACCTTAA
- a CDS encoding carbohydrate ABC transporter permease gives MASNSRRWLFTLLGWLVACILFFPIFWMFLTSFKTEVAAVATPPQLFFQPTLENYVAIEARADYFNYAFNSVAVSLGSTILALLLAIPAAYAMAFFPTKRTKGTLLWMLSTKMLPPVGVLVPIYILSRNFGLLDTRIGLIVIYTLINLPIVVWMIYSFFKEVPKEILEADRMDGATTQQELVHVLLPLALPGIASTALLAIILSWNEAFWSLNLTTANAAPLTAFIASFSSPQGLFWAKLSAASTMAIAPILIFGWFSQRQLVRGLTFGAVK, from the coding sequence ATGGCAAGTAATTCTCGTCGTTGGCTATTTACGTTACTCGGCTGGCTTGTCGCCTGCATCTTGTTTTTCCCAATTTTCTGGATGTTTCTTACCAGTTTTAAAACTGAAGTTGCAGCAGTCGCAACTCCTCCGCAGTTGTTTTTCCAGCCGACTTTAGAAAACTATGTGGCAATCGAAGCGCGGGCAGATTATTTCAATTATGCGTTTAACAGTGTTGCTGTTTCACTTGGCTCAACAATCCTAGCGCTGCTACTGGCAATACCTGCGGCGTATGCGATGGCGTTCTTTCCGACAAAACGCACCAAAGGAACGTTGTTGTGGATGCTATCTACCAAAATGCTACCGCCGGTTGGCGTGCTGGTACCGATATACATCTTGTCACGTAACTTTGGGCTATTGGATACTCGGATTGGTTTGATCGTCATTTACACGCTGATTAATTTACCGATCGTCGTTTGGATGATCTATAGCTTTTTTAAGGAAGTTCCTAAAGAGATTTTAGAAGCCGATCGCATGGATGGCGCAACAACGCAACAAGAACTTGTTCATGTGTTGCTACCTCTCGCGTTACCTGGAATTGCATCGACGGCACTACTAGCGATTATTTTGTCGTGGAACGAAGCTTTCTGGAGTTTAAATTTAACCACAGCAAATGCTGCACCGTTGACAGCGTTTATTGCTTCGTTTTCAAGTCCACAAGGATTGTTCTGGGCAAAACTTTCCGCTGCATCAACAATGGCGATCGCTCCAATTTTAATCTTCGGTTGGTTCAGTCAACGGCAATTAGTTCGAGGTTTGACGTTTGGTGCGGTGAAGTAA
- a CDS encoding SDR family NAD(P)-dependent oxidoreductase, translated as MTAKATYDFTGKTILITGGAGEIGKTTARRFATNGAGVVLLDLNEAGMTQVAEELKEYNVRVSTFRCDVTSANDVHQAFTEAAVQFGQIDYVFNNAGYQGVFAKTDEYPEDDFQKVIDINVIGVFHILKAAAQHLRDIGGGAIVNMASFAGVVGPPNMLAYAASKFAVIGMTQTAAKDLAPYGIRVNSLSPSLIGPGFMWTRQTELQAAVGSQYFDADPKIVEQQMINSVPLRRLGSLEEVANGVAFLVSDEASYITGFNLEITGGQ; from the coding sequence ATGACAGCAAAAGCAACTTATGACTTTACAGGTAAGACGATATTGATTACAGGTGGTGCGGGAGAAATTGGTAAAACTACGGCTCGCCGTTTTGCGACTAATGGTGCAGGTGTTGTGCTACTCGATTTAAATGAAGCGGGAATGACGCAGGTGGCTGAGGAACTCAAAGAGTACAACGTTCGAGTGAGTACATTTCGCTGTGACGTTACGTCTGCTAATGATGTTCATCAAGCTTTTACAGAGGCTGCGGTGCAGTTTGGGCAAATTGATTACGTTTTTAACAATGCAGGATATCAAGGCGTGTTTGCCAAGACCGATGAGTATCCTGAAGATGACTTTCAAAAGGTAATTGATATTAATGTCATCGGTGTTTTTCACATTCTTAAGGCGGCTGCGCAACATCTACGCGATATAGGCGGAGGCGCAATTGTCAATATGGCAAGCTTCGCAGGGGTGGTAGGACCGCCGAATATGCTGGCTTACGCGGCTTCCAAGTTTGCAGTTATTGGCATGACTCAGACCGCAGCAAAAGACCTTGCACCTTATGGCATTCGCGTCAATTCGTTGTCGCCTTCACTCATTGGTCCTGGTTTTATGTGGACGCGACAAACCGAATTACAAGCAGCAGTAGGTTCGCAGTATTTTGATGCTGACCCTAAGATTGTTGAGCAGCAGATGATTAATTCAGTACCGCTGCGTCGTTTGGGAAGTTTAGAAGAGGTTGCTAATGGTGTAGCGTTTCTCGTGAGTGATGAGGCGAGTTATATCACTGGATTTAATTTGGAGATTACTGGCGGGCAATAG
- a CDS encoding sugar-binding transcriptional regulator, with protein MREPLSERRDRKLDLAARAAWLYYIAGNTQEEIAAKLNVSRQAAQRLVAYAVSEKLIKFRLDHPLSECIALAESLRDKFALSLCEVVPSGDTFQGIGVCAATYLEAYLITRTPTILAFSSGRTLRLMVEQIPSMNQPQHKIVSIIGNMSHCGRAGRNEVVIHLSDRVGSQAYPVPTPVVATSIEERELLQTQRSFIAVKTLAEQAKATFVGIGDIAWNAPLHQEGFIDDEEVAELLELGAVGEVAGWAYDRHGVLLQKGTNIRVASVPLEQPAQRLIIGVAGGAKKAEAILAALRGKLITGLIADEAAAQAILAKL; from the coding sequence ATGAGAGAACCTTTATCAGAGCGACGCGATCGCAAACTCGATCTCGCTGCACGCGCGGCTTGGCTGTATTACATTGCTGGAAATACCCAAGAAGAGATTGCCGCAAAGCTCAATGTCTCTCGACAAGCTGCCCAACGCCTAGTTGCATATGCGGTTAGTGAAAAACTGATCAAGTTCCGGCTCGATCATCCCTTAAGTGAATGCATTGCGCTAGCTGAGTCATTACGCGATAAGTTCGCGCTGTCTTTGTGTGAAGTAGTACCGAGTGGTGATACATTCCAGGGAATTGGCGTGTGTGCGGCTACTTACCTAGAAGCTTACTTGATTACGAGAACTCCAACTATATTGGCATTCTCTTCAGGTCGCACATTGCGATTGATGGTAGAACAAATTCCATCGATGAACCAACCTCAGCACAAAATTGTTTCCATCATTGGCAATATGTCACATTGTGGACGTGCAGGTCGTAATGAAGTAGTAATACATTTATCCGATCGCGTTGGTTCGCAAGCCTATCCAGTACCAACTCCGGTTGTAGCAACAAGTATCGAAGAACGGGAACTGTTACAAACGCAGCGATCGTTTATTGCGGTAAAGACTCTTGCAGAACAAGCTAAAGCAACTTTTGTCGGAATTGGTGACATTGCTTGGAATGCACCGTTACATCAAGAAGGCTTTATCGATGATGAAGAAGTTGCTGAGTTACTTGAACTCGGAGCGGTTGGAGAAGTCGCAGGTTGGGCATACGATCGCCACGGAGTATTACTGCAAAAAGGAACAAATATTCGTGTTGCTAGCGTACCGCTCGAACAACCTGCACAGCGTCTCATTATTGGTGTGGCGGGTGGTGCAAAAAAAGCAGAAGCTATTCTAGCTGCACTGCGTGGCAAGTTAATCACAGGACTGATTGCTGACGAAGCCGCTGCCCAAGCGATTCTTGCCAAACTTTAA
- a CDS encoding sugar ABC transporter substrate-binding protein gives MRIPRFAKVLVAFLAGVVLVQLLHACAPSSQAAQKTRLTIATVNNGDMVVMQDLSRHFEAANPDIELRWVVLEENILRQRTTTDVASQGGQFDVLTIGSYETPIWARRDWLTPLQLPASYDVNDLLTPIREGLSHEGQLYAVPFYGESSMLYYRKDLFAKAGIAVPEQPTYAQIQQWASKVHDPANGVYGVCLRGKPGWGENMAFLSTLVNTFGGRWFDMEWQPTINTPAWKNAVSFYIDLLNNYGPPGASSNGFNENLALFSTGRCGMWIDATVAAGLLSNPKESQVADTVGFTRAPIADYPNGSNWLWAWALAVPKTSQSPEAAQRFVAWATSKEYIQLVADENGWVAVPPGTRTSTYENSNYQQAAPFTEIVLRSIESADITRPAIEPTPYKGVQYVDIPEFQAIGAQVGQTIAAALTNNITVDQALEQSQRSTERFMRHTGYIE, from the coding sequence ATGCGTATCCCCCGCTTCGCCAAAGTGCTAGTGGCATTCCTTGCAGGAGTGGTACTAGTGCAATTGCTACACGCCTGTGCGCCAAGTTCGCAAGCTGCACAGAAAACGCGACTAACGATCGCCACTGTTAATAATGGTGACATGGTAGTTATGCAAGATCTGTCACGTCACTTTGAGGCAGCTAATCCAGACATCGAACTACGATGGGTTGTTCTAGAAGAAAACATTTTGCGCCAACGCACCACCACAGATGTTGCCAGCCAGGGCGGACAATTTGATGTTTTAACCATTGGTTCGTATGAAACACCGATCTGGGCTAGACGCGATTGGCTAACGCCCTTACAACTTCCTGCTAGTTACGACGTAAACGACTTACTCACTCCGATCCGCGAAGGACTTTCCCACGAAGGTCAACTTTATGCTGTTCCTTTCTATGGTGAAAGTTCGATGCTGTATTACCGCAAAGACTTGTTTGCCAAAGCAGGAATTGCAGTACCTGAACAGCCGACGTATGCGCAGATTCAACAATGGGCAAGCAAAGTCCACGATCCAGCAAATGGAGTTTATGGCGTTTGCCTGCGCGGTAAACCTGGTTGGGGAGAAAACATGGCATTTCTCTCGACGTTGGTCAATACCTTTGGGGGACGCTGGTTTGACATGGAGTGGCAACCAACAATTAATACTCCCGCATGGAAAAATGCAGTTAGCTTTTATATCGATTTACTGAATAACTACGGTCCACCTGGCGCGAGTTCCAATGGATTCAATGAGAATCTAGCATTGTTCTCAACAGGCAGATGCGGAATGTGGATCGATGCCACCGTTGCTGCAGGATTATTATCGAATCCAAAAGAATCGCAAGTTGCCGACACTGTTGGTTTTACCCGCGCGCCGATCGCTGACTATCCTAATGGCTCAAATTGGCTGTGGGCTTGGGCACTCGCAGTACCTAAAACCTCACAATCACCTGAAGCCGCGCAAAGGTTTGTTGCGTGGGCAACATCAAAAGAATATATCCAGTTGGTTGCTGACGAGAATGGCTGGGTTGCGGTACCGCCTGGTACGCGGACATCAACTTACGAGAACTCCAACTATCAACAAGCTGCACCGTTTACAGAGATTGTGCTGCGCTCAATTGAATCGGCAGATATTACGCGTCCAGCAATCGAACCGACGCCTTACAAGGGAGTGCAATACGTTGACATTCCAGAATTTCAGGCGATCGGCGCACAAGTGGGACAAACTATTGCAGCCGCTTTGACTAACAACATCACCGTAGACCAAGCGTTAGAGCAATCGCAGCGCTCGACGGAACGCTTTATGCGCCACACCGGATATATCGAGTAA
- a CDS encoding endonuclease domain-containing protein: MNIYDKLLTMKSHRIRGTTPRIVAAARHLRQNLTPTEKILWQALRNRQLKGLRFRCQHAVCSFIVDFYCAECRLVVELDGEIHNQQLDYDNARTEQLQRFGLRVIRFRNQEVMTNLEWVLQQILEASREKI; this comes from the coding sequence ATGAATATCTATGACAAACTTTTAACGATGAAATCTCACCGCATCCGAGGAACGACTCCGAGAATTGTTGCGGCTGCGCGACATCTGCGACAAAACCTTACACCCACCGAAAAGATACTATGGCAAGCTTTAAGAAATCGACAACTCAAGGGATTAAGGTTTCGTTGTCAGCACGCTGTCTGTTCGTTTATTGTTGATTTCTACTGCGCTGAGTGTCGATTAGTCGTTGAACTCGATGGCGAGATTCACAACCAACAGCTTGACTATGATAATGCTCGCACCGAGCAACTTCAGCGCTTTGGCTTGCGAGTCATACGATTTCGCAATCAGGAAGTGATGACAAACCTGGAGTGGGTTCTCCAGCAAATTCTTGAAGCCAGTCGCGAAAAAATCTAA
- the ugpC gene encoding sn-glycerol-3-phosphate ABC transporter ATP-binding protein UgpC, whose amino-acid sequence MSTVALKNIHKTYADSEIIKGIDLDISDREFVVFVGPSGCGKSTLLRMIAGLEEITAGELLIDGKKVNDVPPDKRGLAMVFQTYALYPHMTVAENMAFSLRLAGVPKAQRLQRARDVARILQLEPLLNRKPRELSGGQRQRVAIGRALVRNPKVFLFDEPLSNLDAALRVQMRIELASLHDSLQSTMIYVTHDQVEAMTLANKIVVLQGGIVEQVGSPLELYHHPRNLFVAGFIGSPRMNFLSVTVAGVNDSGTTVRLPGGASVMIPVKPGISVGDRATLGIRPEHLRLDQAQATINGEVLVVERLGGETYLYVKVADGDTLIVQTDGDNSSQLHDRVPIHINGDLCHLFNQQGEAIPKVRRHYLTLN is encoded by the coding sequence ATGTCAACAGTTGCTTTAAAAAATATCCACAAAACGTATGCGGATAGTGAAATCATCAAAGGCATTGACTTGGATATTAGCGATCGCGAGTTTGTTGTTTTCGTCGGTCCATCCGGTTGTGGAAAATCTACTCTACTCCGCATGATTGCGGGACTTGAAGAAATTACCGCTGGTGAATTGTTGATTGATGGCAAGAAAGTGAATGATGTCCCGCCGGATAAACGCGGCTTGGCGATGGTGTTTCAAACTTATGCGTTGTATCCGCACATGACTGTTGCAGAGAATATGGCGTTTAGCCTGCGGCTTGCTGGTGTTCCCAAAGCACAACGGCTGCAACGCGCGCGTGATGTTGCGCGGATTTTACAATTAGAGCCGCTTTTGAACCGGAAGCCAAGAGAACTATCAGGAGGACAGCGCCAGCGGGTAGCGATCGGTCGCGCCCTCGTTCGCAATCCTAAGGTGTTTTTATTTGACGAACCACTATCCAACCTTGATGCGGCGTTGCGGGTACAGATGCGCATTGAACTTGCCAGTCTGCATGATAGTTTGCAATCGACGATGATTTACGTGACGCACGATCAAGTCGAAGCTATGACGCTGGCGAATAAAATTGTTGTGTTGCAAGGCGGTATTGTCGAGCAAGTAGGCTCACCGCTCGAACTATATCATCATCCCCGCAATCTGTTTGTTGCCGGATTTATCGGTTCACCTCGGATGAACTTTCTATCAGTGACAGTTGCAGGTGTTAACGATTCTGGTACGACTGTTAGACTTCCTGGTGGTGCTAGTGTAATGATTCCCGTCAAACCTGGAATATCTGTTGGCGATCGCGCCACCTTAGGAATTCGTCCTGAACATTTACGGTTAGATCAAGCGCAAGCAACAATCAATGGCGAGGTGCTTGTTGTCGAACGACTTGGCGGTGAAACCTATCTCTACGTCAAAGTTGCGGATGGCGATACTCTCATTGTGCAAACCGACGGAGATAATTCTAGCCAATTGCACGATCGCGTTCCGATCCACATTAACGGCGATTTATGTCACTTGTTTAATCAACAAGGTGAGGCGATTCCTAAAGTCCGTCGTCACTATTTAACTCTTAATTAA
- a CDS encoding TonB-dependent siderophore receptor, translated as MMQLRWLTILSCFSVLIAPSAWADSVEQGKNTSRNLLTERLRESQHSQHNNEIPHLHDIAQPAKTVEQWLSQTPSVIEVTGVSVSATDFGLDVILDTSAELAPVTSVIGNTLIADIPNAVLALPNAQDFQQIDPVAEIASVSVTNLPNNYVRVAITGVDAPPTAEVRTQAQSLILSVTPEFTEAEEEIQIVVTGEQDGYFVPDASTATRTDTPLRDIPQSIQVVPQQVLRDQQAVRLEDALQNVSGVTQITPRSWPGSDFAIRGFRIDEFSFFGTTLRDGLQDPVGTYLLELTSIDRVEVLKGPSSVLFGSANPGGTINIITKQPLPDPFYELSATVGSYDFYRGAIDLTGSLNDSQTVLYRLNASYRSAGSFIDFVENQNISIAPVLDWRIGENTTLTFSGEYLSLNSVFTPGQPAVGTILLNPNGAIARNLYIGEPDSNFDQNGIRVRAELEHQFSDNWSLRSAFGLRTYRETRRNLVFPDSLSPDNRTLNRRYLVDFNEQDIYSFATDIVGKFSTGSVEHQLLLGTTLARIDYIRSEGSSGTAPPLDLFNPVYGQPLTPPVEFYDSTSVSDSLGIYIQDQVTITDNLKLLLGLRFDAFEQTNRDLLEDTRTNQSGNAFSPRVGIVYQPVEPLSLYASYSRSFTPTIGLAFDGSQFEPGRGTQYEIGVKADLNDQLSATLALYDLTRSNVLTEDPVNPNFSIQTGEQRSRGVELNLTGEILPGWNIFAGYAYTDATVTDDTDSSLVGNFLNNIPENSFNLWTTYEIQEGALQGLGVGAGLFFVGERQGDLANTFQVPSYLRTDAAIFYNREQFQIQINFKNLFDVDYFSGAFNSLRVFRGEPFTIQGTISWQF; from the coding sequence ATGATGCAGTTGCGTTGGTTGACTATTCTAAGTTGCTTTTCGGTATTGATTGCGCCATCCGCTTGGGCTGATTCGGTAGAACAGGGGAAAAATACAAGTCGTAATTTATTAACTGAAAGATTGCGCGAATCTCAACATTCTCAACACAACAACGAAATACCTCATCTACACGATATAGCACAGCCAGCAAAAACTGTTGAACAGTGGCTGAGTCAAACTCCTTCTGTAATCGAAGTGACAGGCGTTAGCGTTAGTGCTACCGATTTTGGATTAGACGTAATTTTAGACACCTCCGCAGAATTAGCTCCTGTCACCTCAGTGATTGGCAATACTTTAATCGCCGATATTCCCAATGCAGTGCTAGCACTTCCCAATGCACAGGATTTTCAGCAAATCGATCCAGTAGCAGAAATTGCATCGGTATCAGTAACAAACTTACCAAATAATTATGTTCGAGTTGCCATTACAGGTGTCGATGCACCGCCAACAGCGGAAGTGAGAACACAAGCTCAAAGTTTGATTTTGAGCGTAACACCAGAATTTACAGAAGCTGAAGAAGAAATTCAAATCGTCGTCACAGGAGAACAAGATGGATACTTTGTTCCTGATGCTTCAACCGCGACCAGAACCGATACACCCCTGCGAGATATTCCGCAATCAATTCAAGTTGTACCGCAACAAGTGCTACGAGATCAGCAAGCTGTCCGTTTAGAAGATGCGTTGCAAAATGTCAGCGGTGTAACGCAAATCACTCCTCGATCTTGGCCAGGAAGTGATTTTGCGATTCGGGGCTTTAGGATTGACGAGTTCTCATTTTTTGGAACTACGCTCAGAGATGGTCTACAAGATCCTGTCGGTACATATTTGCTTGAACTCACGAGTATTGACAGGGTAGAAGTTCTTAAGGGTCCATCGTCAGTATTGTTTGGCTCGGCAAATCCAGGTGGCACAATTAATATCATTACCAAGCAACCCTTACCCGATCCATTTTACGAATTAAGTGCAACAGTTGGTAGTTATGACTTTTATCGCGGTGCCATCGATTTAACTGGATCTCTAAATGACTCGCAAACAGTTTTGTATCGGCTGAATGCTTCTTATAGAAGCGCTGGTAGTTTCATCGACTTTGTAGAAAACCAAAACATTTCTATCGCGCCTGTTCTTGATTGGAGAATTGGTGAGAATACCACCCTGACTTTTTCAGGCGAATACCTCAGTTTGAATAGTGTATTTACACCTGGTCAACCAGCAGTTGGGACAATTCTCCTTAACCCCAATGGTGCGATCGCACGTAACTTATATATTGGCGAACCTGATAGTAACTTCGATCAAAATGGAATTAGAGTTAGGGCTGAATTGGAGCATCAATTTAGTGATAATTGGTCATTGCGAAGTGCCTTTGGATTGAGAACATATCGCGAGACGAGGAGAAATCTCGTTTTTCCCGATAGTTTGTCTCCTGACAACAGAACTCTAAATCGTAGGTATCTGGTCGATTTCAATGAGCAAGATATATATAGTTTTGCTACAGATATTGTTGGCAAATTTTCAACTGGCTCTGTTGAACATCAGTTGCTATTAGGAACTACTCTAGCTAGGATTGATTACATTAGATCGGAAGGTTCGAGTGGAACTGCCCCACCTCTCGATTTGTTCAATCCTGTGTATGGGCAGCCTCTTACACCACCTGTCGAATTTTATGACTCCACTTCTGTATCAGACTCGTTGGGTATTTACATCCAAGATCAAGTTACAATAACTGATAATCTCAAGCTGCTTCTAGGCTTGCGGTTTGATGCTTTTGAGCAAACCAATCGAGATTTGCTAGAAGATACCAGAACAAATCAATCTGGCAATGCATTTAGTCCGCGTGTCGGTATCGTCTATCAACCTGTTGAGCCGCTTTCGCTTTATGCTAGCTACAGTCGCTCCTTCACTCCTACAATTGGTTTAGCATTTGATGGTAGCCAGTTTGAGCCAGGAAGAGGAACTCAGTATGAAATCGGGGTTAAGGCAGATTTAAACGACCAGCTTTCTGCAACCCTTGCCTTATATGACTTGACTCGTTCTAATGTTTTAACAGAAGATCCAGTCAATCCCAACTTTTCTATTCAAACAGGTGAGCAACGCAGCCGAGGGGTTGAACTAAATCTGACAGGTGAAATTTTACCTGGATGGAATATCTTCGCAGGCTATGCTTATACTGATGCCACTGTCACCGATGACACCGACAGTAGTTTAGTTGGCAATTTCCTCAACAATATCCCCGAAAATAGCTTTAACTTGTGGACAACTTATGAAATTCAAGAAGGTGCGCTACAGGGTCTTGGTGTGGGTGCGGGTTTATTCTTTGTAGGAGAACGTCAAGGAGATTTAGCGAACACTTTTCAAGTACCTAGCTACCTCCGTACCGATGCTGCAATCTTTTACAATCGAGAGCAATTTCAGATACAAATCAATTTTAAAAACTTATTTGATGTGGATTATTTTTCAGGAGCTTTTAACAGCTTAAGAGTTTTTCGAGGTGAACCCTTCACCATTCAAGGAACAATTTCATGGCAGTTTTGA